The genomic stretch ATATCACAACCACACCTGTAGGTTTAAGTTAGCAGTTAGCAATGTAGACTGAAGGGAAAAAAAAGAGTGTTGAATCCTAACCACAGATCTAGTGAAAGTGTGAAACCCTCGGGTGCCATTTCTATACTTAGTACTTACCATAAGCATTTGCCAGTTCAACACCGCCCTTGAAGCCGATAACTAGACCAACACAGAGAACCATTAGGGTGTAGTTTATTTCTGGACAGTAGACCTGCCCTTCGTGCTTGGAAGAAGTGTGGACAATCTTCACCCTCGGGAAACACTCGAGAGACAGGGATTGTTTCACGATGGAAAAACAAGCCGATATCATAGATTGGCTTGCAACTATGGCAGCTAGGGTAGAGATTCCAAACATTGGCCAGTATACAGCCTTCGGGATAGAGCTGTAATAGGCGTTTGTGATCTTCTCCGGGTACCTGACTAAGTAAGCCGTTTCCCCAGCATAGGTGATAACGAGCGATGGGTAGACAACGAAACAAAAACCCAACTGCAGCATCATCAATTAGAACCCGTTAACAACCTTAGATATGTTTAGTATAGTATACTTAGTTTAGATTCATCTTCTTTACTTCTTACCTGAATTGCCCTTTTGTTGAAATGACCTAAGTCTGCAAACATGGCCTCTGCTCCTGTTATGCCCAGGAACACAGCGCCAAGAAGATCCCACGCGGTCTTGTGGTTTCTTATAAAGAATTTCACCATATAGTGAGGAGAGATGGCTCTGAGAATGGATGGATGGTACTTTATGATATTGTAGATGCCAATAGATGTATTAGTGGCAAACCACAATAGCATTATTGGGGAGAAGGCGAAGCTAACTTTATTGGTTCCGCAATGCTGGAAAGCAAAGAGGACGATTAGAAGAACCGCAGACATGAACACAACATGATCTGCAGAGAGGGAAAGACTAGGATCAACCacagtaaaaaaaaacactaagcCAAGCTAGATAGATCCCTATGAGTTTTACTAGAAAAAAACTTACCTTGAGTTATCTTTGGGGAGACAGATTGAATTCCCTGAAGGGCTGAAATAactaaaagaagaagaaagctaCATTATTTGCTTACTTGaccaaaaattataatattcaaagttAGCAAACTCAAGTAGTTATCTATCTAGGAGGCCAAGATTGTTTGGCCGAAGTTGATCAGCTATGTGCACAGAAACCCTCAAAAGGCGGCGTCCTAGGAAGTTTTTTCCTTGGAAACTTACAAAAACTAATGCGAACACCttccttttcaaaaaatttacaaaaactaGATATAGTTTTTTAAGAATGTTTtcgtaattaaaaaaaaaaaagttacaagaatatttttcttaaaaagaaagaaaaataatgtttttagcCCCTAAATTGTTTCACTTTTTGAAATTTGGTTCTTGTaagttaatttaaacaaatttagctccttaattgttcataatgtaacacttttagttcataatgttatataattgtcaaacttCATTAACATATGagattatttttatcaaatcaatattcattattaaaaatgatgtTCACATGGAGAAAATGAAactttaagagttaattccattttaggtcatagatttatagttgGTAGTACACTTTTGATCACTTTCTATCAGAACAACATCATTTGGtcttagtatatattattgttgcgtgaccatttttggtcactcgttaacaaaatcgttgaaatgccgttaaatacaagaacatttcgatttttttttaaaatacaaagtaGTTTGATTCGctatattctttttatgaaaaaaaatcataattgaagaccgaaataccCTTGTATTTAACTAAATTTAAACCGTTTTGTTAATAGAGGACCAAAATAGTCATacaacaataatactaggactaaaagtagatattctaaaaaaaagggactaaaagtgacatgccatctataaatctaggacaagaGACTGAATTTGTTTAAATCTGACCAGATTTTCAAAAGTGAACTAATTCAAGGGCCAAAAGTGTTGTTTTTCTCAATATAATTAACATTTATGCATatctaaataaaaatgaaatttgtaacCATATAGAATTTGACAAGATATAGAGAGTGCAATAAGTGCATGATGTGATGTTTTACCACAAGTGGCCGGCGTGAGAGTTCCATCACCAATCACCATGCAAGTCCCCAGCAGCacaataaaagtaagaaaattCTGAGCTCCCGGGCTGTTCTCAATAAACTTCTTAGCCTTAGCCCTCAGCTGCCCTCCTGATCCGCCATAATACACTGGGCCGTCGTCTGGTTCGCCCTTCATGCAGCTCTGTATGGCGAGCTTGCTCCGAATGTTTATGTGCTGACAGAGCTGCGAATACAGGGCGAAAGTGCCGCCCTCGCCATGATCGTCTGCATGGATAACGATGAAGGTGTATTTAATCAAGACTAGTATGGTTAGGGCCCAGAAGATGAGGCTT from Ipomoea triloba cultivar NCNSP0323 chromosome 12, ASM357664v1 encodes the following:
- the LOC115999682 gene encoding potassium transporter 26-like, which gives rise to MISFYQPYRSHHQLKAGISYSYPPMETLLLAYQSLGVVYGDLGTSPVNVFSATQLTNLSEDDLIGTLSLIFWALTILVLIKYTFIVIHADDHGEGGTFALYSQLCQHINIRSKLAIQSCMKGEPDDGPVYYGGSGGQLRAKAKKFIENSPGAQNFLTFIVLLGTCMVIGDGTLTPATCVISALQGIQSVSPKITQDHVVFMSAVLLIVLFAFQHCGTNKVSFAFSPIMLLWFATNTSIGIYNIIKYHPSILRAISPHYMVKFFIRNHKTAWDLLGAVFLGITGAEAMFADLGHFNKRAIQLGFCFVVYPSLVITYAGETAYLVRYPEKITNAYYSSIPKAVYWPMFGISTLAAIVASQSMISACFSIVKQSLSLECFPRVKIVHTSSKHEGQVYCPEINYTLMVLCVGLVIGFKGGVELANAYGVVVIWVMIITTFLTALVMLLIWNTNILLILGFFLPYILIEGFFMTSLLRKIPQGGWVPFAISVILFAVMISWTYGSSKKKEYEAERKMALTELDEMLSVSYMYRTPGTCFFFTDLVNGIPPIVRHYIQHTGSIQEIMVIVTVRTVPIKTVPPEERFSVQKLGVKGAYRCLVQFGYKDSQNVGGEECVSSMIARLQEAAESSGEKQKISSATQRGVIFVVGRTILKANGQNGRFSRFTINYLYRFLQKNCRGAISTAEFPLDKTLQVGMLYEI